One Kitasatospora sp. MAP12-44 DNA segment encodes these proteins:
- a CDS encoding class II fructose-bisphosphate aldolase, with the protein MPLTPTDEIVQDAATRVVGVGAFNVVQIEHAQAIVAGAEAAGRPVILQLSENTARYHGSLEPIGRAALAIARAAAVPVAVHLDHAESVELVHQAVALGFTSVMFDAATLPYEQNVAATREVTDYCHARGVYVEAELGEVGGKDGAHAPGVRTDPDEARAFVAATGVDALAVAVGSSHAMLTRDAVLDFALITRLREAVGTPLVLHGSSGVSDADLTRAVNAGMTKVNVSTHLNKAFTRAVRDYLDTHADVADPRKYLGPARSAVAAEVARLLGVLS; encoded by the coding sequence ATGCCGCTCACCCCGACCGATGAGATCGTCCAGGACGCCGCCACGCGGGTGGTGGGCGTCGGGGCGTTCAACGTGGTGCAGATCGAGCACGCCCAGGCCATCGTGGCCGGTGCCGAGGCCGCCGGGCGCCCGGTGATCCTGCAGCTCAGCGAGAACACCGCCCGCTACCACGGCTCGCTGGAGCCGATCGGCCGCGCCGCGCTGGCCATCGCCCGGGCGGCCGCAGTCCCGGTGGCCGTCCACCTGGACCATGCCGAATCGGTCGAGCTCGTCCACCAGGCGGTCGCGCTCGGCTTCACCTCGGTGATGTTCGACGCGGCCACCCTGCCGTACGAGCAGAACGTCGCCGCCACCCGGGAGGTCACCGACTACTGCCACGCCCGCGGCGTCTACGTCGAGGCCGAGCTCGGCGAGGTCGGCGGCAAGGACGGTGCGCACGCCCCCGGTGTGCGCACCGACCCGGACGAGGCGCGTGCCTTTGTCGCGGCCACCGGCGTCGACGCGCTCGCGGTGGCGGTGGGCAGCTCGCACGCGATGCTCACCCGGGACGCCGTCCTGGACTTCGCGCTGATCACCCGCTTGCGCGAGGCCGTGGGCACCCCGCTGGTGCTGCACGGCTCCTCCGGGGTCAGCGACGCCGACCTGACCCGGGCCGTCAACGCCGGGATGACCAAGGTCAATGTGTCCACCCACCTGAACAAGGCGTTCACCCGGGCCGTGCGCGACTACCTCGACACCCACGCCGACGTCGCGGACCCCCGCAAGTACCTCGGCCCCGCCCGCTCCGCCGTCGCCGCGGAGGTGGCGCGCCTGCTCGGCGTGCTGAGCTGA
- a CDS encoding methyltransferase — protein sequence MTPEPAPVEPTPVEQPGLTERATLFAVLTGGWIAQACYAIAKLGVPDLLADGPRTADDLAAACGADPRALNRTLRALSASDLLRETAPRTYALTATTRLLCSDYRRSSRPTALMFGEEVHGAFGEIMHTLRTGRPAFEQLHDIPFYDYLGEHPQAAETFHTAMGAAAVPAALATCDLGRLGTLVDIGGGEGGLLAKVLARHREARGVLVELPETLGLARARLTEAGCADRVDFVAGSFFDPDTVPRGADVYTLSRVLHNWDDVGAATILRRVREAMPPEGRLLVFEYLEDVQPAPTTRPARPYSAQAKLIDLLMLVMVDGHDRTLEQYRSLLADAGFAISSVHPAPVHASRTESVIEAVPLD from the coding sequence GTGACGCCCGAGCCGGCTCCGGTGGAGCCGACGCCCGTCGAGCAGCCCGGGCTCACCGAACGGGCCACCCTGTTCGCGGTGTTGACCGGCGGCTGGATCGCCCAGGCCTGCTACGCGATCGCCAAGCTCGGCGTACCCGACCTGCTCGCCGACGGCCCGCGGACCGCGGACGACCTCGCCGCCGCCTGCGGCGCCGACCCGCGCGCCCTGAACCGCACGCTGCGCGCGCTGAGCGCGAGCGACCTGCTGCGCGAGACCGCGCCGCGCACCTACGCGCTCACCGCCACCACCCGGCTGCTCTGTTCGGACTACCGGCGCTCCAGCCGGCCCACCGCCCTGATGTTCGGCGAGGAGGTGCACGGCGCCTTCGGCGAGATCATGCACACGCTGCGCACCGGTCGGCCCGCCTTCGAGCAGCTGCACGACATCCCCTTCTACGACTACCTCGGCGAGCACCCGCAGGCCGCCGAGACCTTCCACACGGCAATGGGCGCGGCCGCCGTCCCCGCCGCGCTCGCCACATGCGACCTGGGGCGGCTGGGCACCCTGGTCGACATCGGCGGCGGCGAGGGCGGGCTGCTCGCCAAGGTGCTGGCCCGCCACCGCGAGGCGCGCGGCGTGCTGGTCGAACTGCCCGAGACGCTCGGCCTGGCCCGCGCCCGGCTGACCGAGGCCGGCTGCGCGGACCGGGTCGACTTCGTCGCGGGCAGCTTCTTCGACCCGGACACCGTGCCGAGGGGCGCCGACGTCTACACGCTCTCGCGCGTGCTGCACAACTGGGACGACGTGGGCGCCGCCACCATCCTGCGCCGGGTCCGCGAGGCCATGCCGCCCGAGGGCAGACTGCTGGTCTTCGAGTACCTGGAGGACGTCCAGCCGGCACCCACGACCCGCCCGGCCCGCCCGTACAGCGCGCAGGCCAAGCTGATCGACCTGCTGATGCTGGTCATGGTCGACGGTCACGACCGGACCTTGGAGCAGTACCGGTCCCTGCTGGCGGACGCGGGCTTCGCGATCAGCTCCGTCCACCCCGCGCCGGTCCACGCCTCCCGCACCGAGAGCGTGATCGAGGCGGTGCCCCTCGATTAG
- a CDS encoding alpha-hydroxy acid oxidase → MEPLTVAEYEAPAQARLPTDVWDFLAGGSGSESLLRTAREALDRVRLRPSVLVDVTRCDPATTVLGSALALPLGVAPMAYHRLCHPQGELATARAAGEQGALFIAAMFASHTLEEIAEAGSGPRWLQLYWLRRREPLLDLVRRAELAGYGALVLTVDAPRVARRLRDQRNSFTLPEHIRAVNLDPALMAATHGHRPGDSAVARHSREQFDASITWSDLAWLREQTSLPLVLKGVLTAEDARRAVAHGMAGIVVSNHGGRQLDHAVPGVEVLAEIVDAVAGQCAVLVDGGIRTGIDLLKVLALGADAALLGRPVLWGLTCGGQAGAAAVLGLLREELTEAMELCGRPTIDALDRTLLAESRSPKAEFGV, encoded by the coding sequence ATGGAACCGCTGACCGTAGCCGAGTACGAAGCCCCTGCGCAGGCCCGACTGCCCACCGATGTCTGGGACTTCCTGGCCGGCGGGAGCGGCTCCGAGTCGCTGCTGCGCACCGCGCGCGAGGCGCTCGACCGGGTCCGGCTGCGGCCCTCCGTCCTGGTCGACGTCACCCGGTGCGACCCGGCGACCACGGTCCTGGGCAGTGCGCTGGCGCTGCCGCTGGGCGTCGCGCCGATGGCCTACCACCGGCTCTGCCACCCGCAGGGCGAGCTGGCGACCGCGCGGGCGGCCGGCGAGCAGGGCGCGCTCTTCATCGCGGCGATGTTCGCCAGCCACACCCTGGAGGAGATCGCCGAGGCGGGAAGCGGCCCACGCTGGCTTCAGCTCTACTGGCTGCGCCGGCGCGAACCGCTGCTCGACCTGGTCAGGCGGGCCGAACTCGCCGGCTACGGCGCCCTGGTACTCACCGTGGATGCTCCCAGGGTGGCCCGCCGACTGCGCGATCAGCGCAACAGCTTCACGCTGCCCGAGCACATCCGGGCGGTGAACCTGGACCCGGCGCTGATGGCCGCCACCCATGGCCACCGGCCCGGCGACTCCGCCGTCGCCCGGCACTCCCGTGAGCAGTTCGACGCCTCGATCACCTGGTCCGACCTGGCCTGGCTGCGCGAGCAGACCTCGCTGCCCCTGGTGCTCAAGGGCGTCCTGACCGCCGAGGACGCCCGGCGGGCGGTGGCGCACGGCATGGCGGGCATCGTGGTCTCCAATCACGGCGGGCGCCAACTGGACCACGCCGTACCGGGTGTGGAGGTGCTGGCGGAGATCGTCGACGCCGTCGCCGGGCAGTGCGCCGTCCTGGTGGACGGGGGCATCCGCACCGGGATCGACCTGCTGAAGGTGCTCGCGCTGGGCGCGGACGCGGCGCTGCTCGGCCGACCGGTGCTCTGGGGGCTGACCTGCGGCGGACAGGCGGGCGCGGCCGCGGTGCTCGGCCTGCTGCGCGAGGAGCTGACGGAGGCGATGGAGCTCTGCGGCCGGCCGACCATCGACGCGCTGGATCGCACCCTGCTGGCCGAAAGCCGATCCCCCAAAGCCGAGTTCGGTGTTTGA
- a CDS encoding ROK family protein, with protein MREDSHDECVIALDVGGTGMKGALLDRALRPLLTARRPTPRGAGPAAVVAEIAAAVRELAEQAVQLGLTVQRAGCVVPGIVDEEPARAVYSANLGWRDLQLADLLQERTGLPVTLGHDVRAGGWAEAELGAARGARDVLFVAIGTGIAAAVIADGRPIRAGGWAGELGHLLVEPDGPPCGCGGRGCLESVASATAVAAAYTARTGRAVEGADQVAALLAQGDADARAVWERATEALAAALATATTLLAPELIVLGGGLAEADELLLAPVRASLARRLTFQRRPRVVRAALGDEAGCLGAGLYAWQAEAAEVGPSGAGEVAFR; from the coding sequence ATGCGTGAGGACTCCCACGACGAGTGCGTGATCGCGTTGGACGTCGGCGGCACCGGGATGAAGGGCGCGCTGCTCGACCGCGCGCTGCGGCCGCTGCTGACGGCGCGCCGCCCCACCCCGCGCGGCGCCGGGCCCGCCGCGGTGGTCGCCGAGATCGCCGCCGCCGTCCGCGAACTCGCCGAGCAGGCAGTGCAGTTGGGGCTGACGGTCCAGCGCGCAGGGTGCGTGGTCCCCGGTATCGTCGACGAGGAGCCGGCCCGCGCGGTCTACTCCGCCAACCTTGGCTGGCGCGACCTCCAGCTCGCCGACCTGCTTCAGGAGCGCACCGGGCTGCCGGTCACCCTGGGCCACGACGTACGGGCCGGCGGCTGGGCCGAGGCCGAGCTCGGGGCCGCGCGCGGGGCGCGCGACGTGCTCTTCGTGGCGATCGGAACGGGCATCGCGGCCGCCGTCATCGCCGACGGCCGGCCGATCCGGGCCGGCGGCTGGGCAGGCGAGTTGGGCCACCTGCTGGTCGAGCCGGACGGCCCGCCGTGCGGCTGCGGCGGGCGCGGCTGCCTGGAGAGCGTGGCCTCCGCGACGGCCGTCGCCGCCGCCTACACCGCCCGCACGGGGCGCGCCGTCGAAGGCGCCGACCAGGTGGCGGCGCTGCTGGCGCAGGGCGACGCCGACGCCCGCGCCGTCTGGGAGCGCGCGACCGAGGCCCTGGCGGCGGCCCTCGCCACCGCCACCACGCTGCTCGCCCCCGAGCTGATCGTGCTCGGCGGCGGCCTCGCCGAGGCGGATGAGTTGCTGCTGGCGCCGGTGCGCGCGAGCCTGGCCCGGCGGCTGACCTTCCAGCGGCGTCCGCGCGTGGTGCGCGCCGCGCTGGGGGACGAGGCCGGCTGTCTGGGCGCGGGACTGTACGCGTGGCAGGCGGAGGCGGCTGAGGTCGGGCCGTCCGGGGCCGGCGAGGTGGCGTTCCGATGA
- a CDS encoding SIS domain-containing protein, with amino-acid sequence MSTTTPSRPSRTPSRTSVEIASQPDCWRQAAASLAEHTAALPGRGERVAVVGCGTSWFMAQAYAALRESGGHGRTDAFAASEFPGPRDYDRILAISRSGTTTEVLELLGLARAAGVSTAAITADPATPIMTAADEVAVLDFADEESVVQTRFATSVLALLRAHLEAEGALPVGVRSIARAAEDAERAVALPLAEAVREAEQFTFLGSGWTYGLALEAGLKMREAAGAWTEAYPAMEYRHGPISITGPGRVAWMFGALPVGLADDIARVGGILIADSHDAAEGLDPLADLVRAQRLAVAVAEARGYDPDRPRNLTRSVVLDARRA; translated from the coding sequence GTGTCCACCACCACACCCTCCCGACCCTCCCGCACACCCTCCCGTACGTCCGTTGAGATCGCCTCCCAGCCCGACTGCTGGCGCCAGGCGGCCGCCTCGCTCGCCGAGCACACCGCCGCCCTGCCGGGTCGCGGCGAGCGGGTCGCGGTCGTCGGCTGCGGCACCTCCTGGTTCATGGCGCAGGCCTACGCGGCGCTGCGCGAGAGCGGCGGCCACGGGCGCACCGACGCCTTCGCCGCCTCGGAGTTCCCCGGGCCGCGCGACTACGACCGGATCCTCGCCATCTCCCGCTCCGGCACCACGACCGAGGTGCTGGAGCTGCTGGGCCTGGCGCGTGCCGCGGGGGTGTCCACCGCCGCGATCACCGCCGACCCGGCGACCCCGATCATGACGGCCGCCGACGAGGTCGCGGTGCTGGACTTCGCGGATGAGGAGTCGGTGGTGCAGACCCGCTTCGCCACCAGTGTGCTCGCCCTGCTGCGGGCGCATCTGGAGGCGGAGGGCGCGCTGCCGGTGGGTGTGCGCTCGATCGCCCGAGCGGCGGAGGACGCCGAACGGGCCGTCGCCCTGCCGCTGGCGGAGGCGGTCCGCGAGGCCGAGCAGTTCACGTTCCTCGGCAGCGGGTGGACGTACGGACTGGCGCTGGAGGCCGGGCTGAAGATGCGCGAGGCGGCCGGCGCATGGACCGAGGCGTACCCGGCTATGGAGTACCGGCACGGGCCGATCAGCATCACCGGACCGGGGCGGGTGGCCTGGATGTTCGGCGCGCTGCCGGTCGGGCTGGCCGACGACATCGCGCGGGTCGGCGGCATCCTGATAGCCGATTCTCATGATGCGGCCGAGGGCCTGGATCCGCTGGCCGACCTGGTGAGGGCCCAGCGCCTGGCGGTCGCGGTGGCCGAGGCGCGCGGCTACGACCCGGACCGTCCGCGCAACCTCACTCGCTCGGTGGTGCTGGATGCACGTCGTGCGTGA
- a CDS encoding class I adenylate-forming enzyme family protein gives MLGTATPHPPGTPPHEDWVDHYLLAGPADESCLRLGRTVHRATLLDLVDEQQKLLSQAGLRRGGTVTLCLPPSLAYIAVLLAAWRLGAQVSLLDHRLAQAEVDRALDRLAPQVVVVADRVGGAALRGYSEVTAVAAPRPGGRPAAGEHCLIQLSSGSTGPSKVIARTQGDLVRELERYDRLVDYPGRGGRTVLLASVVHVLGLVGGLLQSLHSGARLDFPERLTGVGILDAVAADEQPATLLGVPFHAELLAAQGDLRRVPQLSRMIVAGELTRPGLPEAFTARYGVPLGSMFGMTELGMIATDLSGSHFPAVDPAHGMELRIQDGELLVSAAASPYLGVTDPARWADGWLHTRDAAVIDPATGLVTLLGRLDSQVSIGGLKVDLTEVERTVAALPGVAEAVIVHDDGISAYLALDGTTVDAVQACLVRELASYKRPRRLYVLPRLPRTTTGKTLRDPAALRRAAAEHPAD, from the coding sequence ATGTTAGGCACTGCCACCCCCCATCCACCGGGAACCCCGCCGCACGAGGACTGGGTCGACCACTACCTGCTTGCCGGTCCGGCCGACGAATCCTGTCTGCGGCTGGGCCGGACGGTGCACCGCGCAACCCTGCTCGATCTCGTCGACGAGCAGCAGAAACTCTTGTCCCAAGCGGGACTTCGGCGCGGCGGCACGGTGACGCTGTGCCTGCCGCCCTCGCTCGCCTATATCGCCGTCCTGCTCGCTGCCTGGCGCCTCGGTGCCCAAGTCAGCCTGCTGGACCACCGGTTGGCGCAGGCCGAGGTGGATCGTGCGCTGGACCGGCTCGCCCCGCAGGTCGTGGTGGTGGCGGACCGGGTCGGCGGCGCGGCACTGCGCGGCTACAGCGAGGTCACCGCGGTCGCCGCACCGCGACCGGGCGGCCGCCCGGCGGCCGGCGAGCACTGCCTGATCCAGTTGAGCTCCGGCTCGACCGGCCCCAGCAAGGTGATCGCCCGCACCCAGGGCGACCTGGTGCGCGAACTGGAGCGCTACGACCGGCTGGTGGACTATCCGGGCCGTGGCGGGCGGACGGTGCTGCTGGCCTCCGTCGTGCATGTGCTCGGCCTGGTCGGCGGGTTGCTGCAGAGCCTGCACTCCGGCGCCCGACTGGACTTCCCGGAGCGGCTGACCGGCGTCGGCATCCTGGACGCGGTGGCGGCCGACGAGCAGCCGGCCACCCTGCTAGGCGTCCCCTTCCATGCCGAACTGCTGGCCGCCCAGGGCGACTTGCGACGGGTCCCGCAGCTGAGCAGGATGATCGTCGCGGGTGAACTGACCCGGCCGGGCCTCCCGGAGGCCTTCACCGCCCGCTACGGCGTCCCGCTCGGCAGCATGTTCGGGATGACCGAGCTCGGCATGATCGCCACCGATCTGAGTGGCTCCCACTTCCCTGCCGTCGATCCCGCACACGGAATGGAACTGCGAATCCAGGACGGCGAGTTGCTGGTCTCGGCGGCCGCCTCGCCGTACCTTGGGGTGACCGATCCCGCCCGCTGGGCGGACGGCTGGCTGCACACCAGGGACGCCGCCGTCATCGACCCGGCCACCGGCCTGGTGACCCTGCTCGGCAGGCTGGACTCCCAGGTGTCGATCGGCGGTCTCAAGGTCGACCTGACCGAGGTCGAACGCACGGTGGCCGCGCTGCCCGGGGTGGCCGAGGCGGTGATCGTCCACGACGACGGCATCAGCGCCTACCTGGCGCTGGACGGCACCACCGTCGACGCCGTACAGGCCTGCCTGGTCAGGGAGTTGGCCTCCTACAAACGGCCCCGGCGGCTGTATGTGCTGCCCCGGCTGCCCCGCACCACCACCGGCAAGACACTGCGCGACCCGGCCGCCCTGCGCCGCGCCGCGGCCGAGCACCCGGCCGACTGA
- a CDS encoding DUF6296 family protein yields the protein MDGEYCYALTFPATPGDRTPPDVVIMRPTSAKGPGGHPVYADGTGIIRAEINEHGDVRMLASGGQQSPNAPVRARRLSWPELTDMTEAEGS from the coding sequence ATGGACGGCGAGTACTGCTACGCACTGACGTTCCCCGCCACGCCCGGTGACCGGACGCCGCCCGACGTCGTCATCATGCGGCCGACCAGCGCCAAGGGCCCCGGCGGGCACCCCGTCTACGCGGACGGGACGGGGATCATCCGGGCCGAGATCAACGAGCACGGCGACGTCCGGATGCTCGCCAGCGGGGGCCAGCAGTCCCCGAACGCGCCCGTACGGGCCCGGCGGCTGTCCTGGCCGGAACTCACCGATATGACTGAGGCGGAGGGGAGTTGA
- a CDS encoding SGNH/GDSL hydrolase family protein — MPIALTPGEAADPYCLREGEAATLLAGHPWRRFVVVGDSIAEGLGEPSPGYPDDPWVFRVAAELAAVKGGFSFHNLGRRSTRAEQVRTEQLTAALELRPDLALVACGGFNLLSRSYDPEAIEADLRAIVEALQAGGAQVITVSMFDGSYSPAVPEELRAGLRTRLYDLTDRTERIAAQLGTVQVSLTDHPASRDADLYSADGRHGTRRSHAIAAAETVRALGARVRAAGGSTAEAGR; from the coding sequence ATGCCGATCGCGTTGACACCCGGCGAAGCCGCCGATCCGTACTGCCTGCGCGAGGGAGAGGCCGCGACCCTGCTCGCCGGGCACCCCTGGCGACGCTTCGTCGTCGTCGGGGACAGCATCGCCGAGGGGCTGGGCGAGCCCAGCCCCGGCTACCCGGACGACCCCTGGGTCTTCCGGGTGGCCGCCGAACTCGCCGCCGTGAAGGGCGGGTTCAGCTTCCACAACCTCGGCCGGCGCAGCACCCGCGCCGAACAGGTGCGGACCGAGCAGCTGACGGCCGCGCTCGAGCTGCGACCGGATCTCGCGCTGGTCGCCTGCGGCGGCTTCAACCTGCTCTCCCGCTCCTACGACCCCGAGGCCATCGAGGCGGACCTGCGCGCGATCGTCGAGGCGCTGCAGGCCGGCGGGGCGCAGGTGATCACCGTCAGCATGTTCGACGGCTCCTACTCCCCCGCCGTCCCCGAGGAGTTGCGCGCCGGCCTGCGCACCCGGCTGTACGACCTCACCGACCGCACCGAGCGGATCGCCGCCCAACTGGGCACCGTGCAGGTCAGCTTGACCGACCACCCGGCCTCGCGGGACGCCGACCTGTACAGCGCGGACGGGCGGCACGGCACCCGCCGCTCGCACGCCATCGCCGCCGCCGAGACGGTGCGCGCGCTCGGCGCGCGGGTCCGCGCAGCAGGCGGCTCGACCGCCGAGGCCGGCCGGTGA
- a CDS encoding hexose kinase: protein MILTVTLNAALDVTYFVDALIPHSSHRVEALHERAGGKGINVARVLAALGQPAVVTGLAGGPTGAQLRGELRAVGLADELVPIAGDSRRTVTVVSRLDGDATVFNQSGPPVQPGEWAAFTAHYATLVREASVVVLSGSLPPGLASDAYAQLVALAAAAGAATVLDTSGPALTAALGAGPDVVKPNAAELAAATGTGIAAGSNSAATGSNFVAAAAAQLRAAGARAVVASCGPDGLHAITSHGSWRATPPEQLSGNPTGAGDACVAALAAGLAAGAPWPDILREAVALSAAAVPCPVAGDFDADTYHRFRTAVPVEEVHAAHPDR, encoded by the coding sequence ATGATCCTCACGGTCACCCTCAATGCCGCGCTGGACGTCACCTACTTCGTCGACGCCCTGATACCCCACAGCTCGCACCGCGTCGAGGCGCTGCACGAGCGCGCCGGCGGCAAGGGCATCAACGTCGCCCGGGTGCTCGCGGCCCTCGGCCAGCCGGCCGTGGTCACCGGGCTGGCCGGCGGCCCGACGGGCGCGCAGCTGCGCGGCGAGCTGCGCGCGGTCGGCCTGGCGGACGAACTGGTGCCCATCGCGGGCGACTCCCGACGCACCGTCACTGTCGTCTCACGCCTCGACGGTGATGCCACGGTGTTCAACCAGAGCGGTCCGCCCGTCCAGCCGGGGGAGTGGGCGGCCTTCACCGCGCACTACGCCACGCTGGTACGCGAGGCCTCGGTCGTCGTCCTGTCCGGCAGCCTGCCACCGGGCCTGGCGAGCGACGCGTACGCGCAGCTCGTCGCGCTGGCCGCAGCCGCCGGAGCCGCCACGGTGCTGGACACCAGCGGTCCGGCCCTGACCGCCGCGCTCGGCGCCGGACCGGACGTGGTCAAGCCCAACGCCGCCGAACTGGCCGCCGCCACCGGCACCGGCATAGCCGCCGGCAGCAACTCCGCAGCCACCGGCAGCAATTTCGTCGCAGCGGCGGCCGCCCAGCTGCGCGCAGCCGGGGCCCGCGCCGTCGTCGCCTCCTGCGGCCCCGACGGACTGCACGCGATCACCTCGCACGGCAGCTGGCGCGCCACGCCGCCCGAGCAGCTCAGCGGCAATCCGACCGGCGCGGGCGACGCCTGCGTTGCCGCGCTGGCCGCCGGGCTCGCCGCCGGCGCGCCGTGGCCGGACATCCTGCGCGAGGCGGTCGCCCTGTCCGCCGCGGCCGTGCCCTGCCCGGTGGCCGGTGACTTCGACGCCGACACCTATCACCGATTCCGTACCGCCGTCCCCGTGGAGGAAGTCCATGCCGCTCACCCCGACCGATGA
- a CDS encoding PLP-dependent aminotransferase family protein, producing the protein MPTRDRVCAPLDLASLHGSLSDPLLDAMNFLNEVTQRFPRAVSFAPGRPYEGLFETAGIERHLKVYTDYLREELGQSPEQIKTALFQYGRTNGQIHQLIARTLENDEGIRIAPEAVVVTVGCQEGMLLALRALFAGPRDVLLVNSPCYVGATGAARLLDIPVEPVREGAAGLDPAAVAAAAVRLRAAGLRPRALYLVPDFGNPSGVSLGVAARHRLLEVAAEHDLLILEDNPYGFFVREGAPRPTLKSLDTERRVIHLGSFAKTAFPGARVGYLLADQEVADADGRRSLLAEQLSKIKSMTTVNTPALSQAVIGGLLIESGFRLRETNGAAIAFYRRNLDALLRELEAHFPPERRAALGLSWNRPDGGFFLTVDVAFRADNEALERSARDYGVLWTPMDAFYPGGGGEHQLRLSCSYLRLDQIADGVRRFAAFVADGR; encoded by the coding sequence GTGCCGACCAGGGACCGCGTCTGCGCACCGCTCGACCTCGCTTCACTGCACGGCTCGCTCAGCGATCCGCTGCTCGACGCGATGAACTTCCTCAACGAGGTGACCCAGCGCTTCCCCCGTGCGGTCTCCTTCGCGCCCGGCCGCCCGTACGAAGGGCTCTTCGAGACGGCCGGGATCGAGCGCCACCTCAAGGTCTACACCGACTACCTGCGCGAGGAGTTGGGGCAGTCACCGGAGCAGATCAAGACCGCACTCTTCCAGTACGGACGCACCAATGGCCAGATCCACCAGCTGATTGCCCGGACTCTGGAGAACGACGAGGGCATCCGGATCGCTCCCGAGGCGGTGGTGGTGACAGTCGGCTGCCAGGAGGGCATGCTGCTGGCGCTGCGTGCGCTGTTCGCCGGTCCGCGGGACGTCCTGCTGGTCAACTCGCCCTGTTACGTGGGGGCCACCGGCGCCGCCAGGCTGCTGGACATCCCGGTGGAGCCGGTCCGGGAGGGCGCGGCCGGCCTGGATCCGGCGGCGGTGGCGGCCGCCGCGGTGCGGTTGCGGGCGGCCGGCCTGCGGCCGCGGGCGCTGTATCTGGTGCCCGACTTCGGCAACCCGTCCGGGGTGAGCCTCGGCGTGGCGGCCCGGCACCGGCTGCTGGAGGTGGCGGCCGAGCACGATCTGCTGATCCTGGAGGACAACCCGTACGGTTTCTTCGTCCGTGAGGGCGCTCCACGGCCGACGCTGAAGTCGCTGGACACCGAACGCCGGGTGATCCATCTCGGTTCGTTCGCCAAGACCGCCTTCCCCGGCGCCCGGGTCGGGTATCTGCTGGCCGACCAGGAGGTGGCCGACGCCGACGGGCGGCGCAGTCTGTTGGCCGAGCAGCTCTCCAAGATCAAGAGTATGACGACCGTGAACACCCCGGCACTCAGCCAGGCCGTGATCGGCGGCCTGCTGATCGAGAGCGGCTTCCGGCTGCGCGAGACCAACGGCGCGGCCATCGCCTTCTACCGCCGCAACCTCGACGCGCTGCTGCGGGAGCTGGAGGCGCACTTCCCGCCCGAACGCCGGGCCGCGCTGGGGCTGAGCTGGAACCGCCCGGACGGCGGCTTCTTCCTCACCGTCGATGTGGCGTTCCGCGCCGACAACGAGGCGCTGGAGCGCTCGGCGCGCGACTACGGAGTGCTCTGGACGCCGATGGACGCGTTCTATCCGGGGGGCGGAGGTGAACATCAGCTTCGGCTCTCCTGCAGCTACCTGCGGCTTGATCAGATCGCCGACGGGGTCCGCAGGTTCGCCGCTTTCGTGGCCGATGGCCGGTAG